The sequence AGGACTAGGTAGCACTTTTAAGTATAGTGCAAGCCAGGTGTAGAATAAAGCTGCTCCTGCCCTGACACAAGTCTGAACTCCATCTAAACTACATCTTTTGTTGTGCCAGCTCAATATTTCCACCAGCCACCTTTATGGCATGTTAATGAGACTGACAATCGTAAGCAATTTTTCAATAGGCCTGCGCTCAGTAGGAACTGACTTGAGGCTGGTcaatcccagttctctctgttgGCTGCAAAATGAGGTTTGGACAATCTATCCAGTTCCTAGTGCAAGTCCACAATGCAAAATTGCCCATTTGTTGAACTTGCCGAGATGACTAACATCAATTGTCTTCAAAATGGAATAAGCAAGTACAACAGGCTACCTTGAAGGTGGAGTACAGACATCTCAGCAGTTAGTGTCCAGAATGGATATTTTTTCTCTCAATCCTTGATTTCTTTCCTTCCACTCAGCCACCATCAAGTAAATGTATATCTATATCAATCTTGCCATGAGACATTTATCAAAATTAAACTGGCCAATAAAGGCTGTGACTCATTTGTACGTTTAGGCCAAAGGGTTAAACAATTGTTATATCACACCAAGTACTGTTTTGTACTCTTCAGCTAACATGCTAAATATTATGAATGCAAAGGAAAAACTTAAGTGCTTCCAGCATTTACTATATATCTCTTAAAGAAATGCATTGGTTAATCTGACCGATTTTCCATGCATCATTTTTTTTATCTCGAGTTAAAATCAGATTTATGGATGTTGTGACGAACAGTTTTTCCACTGAATGTCGATCAGTCAGTATTGACCATTCAGATGTGAATTCAGATTTGGCAGTTTCATACAGCAGAAGACAACCCTAATTATCTGAACTTTAGTACCTTAAATTAATGTCTTTTGCTCTTCTGTAGAGTTTAGTATAGTATTAAGAGCACAAATCACTAACTTAGCCACAAGCTGTTAGATTGTGAGAACACCACTCCAATTCCACTCTATCGATCTCTATTTTAAGCATGGGACCAAATACTTATGACAAGGAAACATGGGAGGGCAAAAAAGGCAATGAAGCAGAAATTAATTTCCtgctctttccagagtgcttttACTATCTGGGGTTTAATAATCTATCTTGCTTCAAATTTTTGCCTAAAATATTGCATTGCAATATTTTCTATTCTGTCACTCATTGCTAAAAAGGCAATGGAACTTTTTGGTGGGTACAAAGTTTGAAAATTGCTTAatattttttaataatgggaggAAAATAAAGTTTATCCTAGCATAGTTGCAAAGATGCTCTTTTGGTCATAGTTACTGAATCTTGTGCTATCTGCCTGATTCTGCTAACATGATTACAGAACTTTTGTTTTTTAATTTGCAGCATCTGGTAGTATTTGAATTTTCTATCTTGTAAACTGAATTTTTGAAATAAAATGTTGGCATTGAAGATTTTTTTCCATAGATGTTAAGTATTCCTCAATTAGAGTATCCTTAATGAAACATGATTCTATCACTATTACTAAAGAAAAATAAGCATCAATTGACTTTAAATGTATGTTCCTGCACCAAGCTACATAAATTCATGGATTGTAGCCCAACATATTGGTGACGTTGTTCTGTTCCCACTTGTTTGTGAACATTCACTTCACTTACTCATTAGCTACTACCTGTCCTATATACACTAACACTTCCAACTTGTAATTGGAATTTGTTTTCATTTCATGGATATGAATGtcgctggcaagatcagcatttgtcatccattcctatttgcccttgaaggTTTTGGTGAGCcaacttgaaccactgcagatgCCGGTACACCTACAtggctgttagggagttccaaggttttgacccagtgacagtgaaggaacagcaatatagtttcaagtcaggatgatgtgtgacttaaGAGAGGaacagtggtggtgttcccaggcatctgctgcccttgtccttctaggtgggaggTCATAAAATCTGGAAGGTGCTTTAAggtttggtgagttgttgcagtgcatcttgtagatggtacacactgctactgtgttgaagggagtgaatgttctaAAGGTGAAAGGGATGCTGATCAAGCTTagtctggatggtgttgagcttcttgagtggcattggagctgcactcatccaggcaagtggagagtattccatcacacttataACTTGTGCCTTGGATGGAGACAGGCTttatggagtcaggaggtgagtctctctgcagaattcccagtctctgatctggtcttgtagccagtatattgacttcaattttgctggaactccttgatgccaagggcaatcACACTCATGTCTTAATTATCAATTTGAAGGACTGCATTCATGCAGGAAGTATTTAACAAACTTTTCTCTCACCAAGGTTCAGATGTGGCAAGAATGATTTTACATTTTGTGCTTTGAGTGGAGCTGTAGACTCATTTACAATTCACTCTAAGATTTCTAAACCTTAAAGTCATTTGTTTGTTAAACATAAATGCGATACTCAAACAGGGAGTGGTTAAAAGAAGGGTAATGTTGAATTAAAATTACAAATCGATGCACTATTCCTACATTGCAGGAACTGAAGTACATAAACATTATATGGTTAAATGAACCACGTAAGGAGTAGGGTTACATCTGTGATTTTCCATCTTATGTTTTACAGTATTGAATTTAGTCAAACTTGAGTTGCTTTGATTGCTTTATTTTACATTAGCAGCATTGTATAAATACATGTAGCTTAACATAGTAAATACAAACAACTTAGTGTAGCCAAAAGCAAACTTCAGATGCTCAAAACTTGAAATCAAGACAGTGAAGGAAATCTGAATTTTGTAGGGGAGTGGTGGGAGTCAAAATTTCAGTTCTGAAACATTAAAACTTGGCATCGCTTTTTCTACTGCCAACTGATTGGCATTTCCAACCCTTGTTTTTGTTTGGAAACAtaactctatttctctttagAGATCCTAacgttgagtccaatatgactcaaccttgtatttcagatttccagcacctgtagtattttgctttttattccaGCCTCTTATTTTGATTTCAAGCATAGTACATCTTTACAAAACATGAACAGACTTTCTGGGAATGAAGGTGGACTTTTTTGTAATAGCAAGATGACAGCATTTTGAAGGAAGGACAGGGAGATGAAACCTCTGGAAATTACACTCTACAAAGCGTGCAGCTGAAAGGGGAGCTATGCAATATAATTTATACCAGGGTATATAGTATGATTATGGTGGCTAGTATTTTAGCAGTTAGATTTGGATACTGGAATATTtataaagttttaaaatttcaCAGGGTTAGTGCATAGAATTTAGGTTTTTATTTATTACATTGCATTTCTTCCTCCAATACAGTAACACACCAAAAAAGTGTGAATTTGCCAGGAACCATTAAAAGAAATCTCTGGAACAGTGGTTAGTggtgtgggagtggcctggttcaGCTAAGCTACATCAACTGTCAACTCGGGTGCAGTGTGCATCACTCATCTCCTTAACTGCCCCACCCAAAAAAACACTTAGATCAATTCTTTGGTTGGTACTGGACCCATGACCCCATGCCCTTTGAAACAAGTTGCTGTGTTGGAGCCGTTACCACTCAATGGGGCTTTGTGGGCTGGAGTACCTTTGCATGAGGGTGGCTGCCTGGAGCTATCTAGAAGCAGAATAGGAGGTTTAAGGAAAGCTGAGTGTCTGCTAATGGACTATGACTACCTGGGATCAGGAGAACTTCCCAAAACACCACATTTGCCTTTCCATTCCCTTCAACGGGTCATCGGCAGAACATGGtacaggaaaaggaggtggggggagatgggtaTGTTACAATTTTAGTCGTACCCATTGGATGTACCTGTGTTTGAGAGCGAGCACGAAGACCTAATAAGTTCTCTGTCTTCTGCCTCCTCTATTTTGGCTGTGCCATTGCACTATAGTAACACAGGTTGTTATACTGCTGATGTAATTTTTTCTTTTAGTTGCACACAATCAATTGTACTTGCAGTGAATTTCCACCAGGACAAATGTTCCACCTTCAGACAATAGCTTTGGTTTGGATGAAGGCTCATTGCCCCATTTGGTGCCACACTTCCAATTCTTAAGACCATACTCCACCTGCAACCAACAATGAAAATTAAATCACAATACAAGATACAAAAACTAAAATGTTGCTTTTGTGCACAAGCAAACATGCACAGCTACAAGTAAAGCGATGCATTCAAAAGAGGATGTTGAAATAAACAGTTTATTGGCACACGGGTTTTATTGACCACAAGCAATACCTAGGTGGGCAATAAGCTTTAGTGTACCATTTAATGTAGGCACACTTATCTTACCCACAGTAACTAATAATACTGTTGGTAATTTTCAGAGGGTGCCACAGGTAACAGCTGCACGTGTTAACAGAGCACGTGGTCCCAAGTGCTGAACCAGGTCATTAGTACTAGTTATAGTGACAACAATCTCGAATATAAATCAATACCGCGCTCCAGGTAGTTATCTAACAGTAATAGCACTCATTTTAGACACTGCAAACATACCCATGGTAAACAAAAATAGTTACGTTGGTGCTATTAAGACCAGATCTCAACTTTTGCAGGTTGTATTTCTTCCCCAATATAAACAAGGTTAACATTTAAAAGACTCTAACCAGGATTAAGTTAACACTGTCAAATTTTAATACAAAGAAAGACAAAATATCGTGGAATTAAAACATTTCTGAAAATTACTGGAGTTTTTCTTTGAATTAGAAATCGCTTTAAGAGCTTAAAATTTAGAAAATTAACAATGAAATCCCcacattttatttttcaaaaatacaCTTTATTCGTACCTACCAGTTAACAGTACATACCACATTGCACCATCTTTTACTGTCGCTCGAACTGCAGCAACAGTCACTTATAAAGCGGTGAAACATTCACCCCGAATCTGAATAACATAGATAACAAGCTGCTTCTTAAATGTGTGGGTAGTGAACTATGCTCGGTTCGGGTTCTCCGCGCCTATCGAAAACCCCTGAATCTGAATaatacagttagtgagttgcttCTTTGATGTGTGGGTAATGACGTATACTCGGCCAGGGATCCCGaatccttttggaaatccacCCTCCCCTCATTCCGGCAAGATCTGGTTCCAGATCTCGCGAGACTCTGGAGGCTTTAAGAAGGTTGCGCGCGGGCCTTCGGCCTTCTGACTGAAAATTATCACGTAAGTGGGTTTGGATCGGAGCGTTGGCAATCGGTGTAAAATCACAGCCATCCGCCTCGCAGCGGCTCAGGCGAAGGCTGATAAACACCAAGCTGCCCTTAATAAAGTGTTTCGTGTGGTTATTTCGCGCATTGAACGTGAAAGGAATGGATTATAAAGGAGTTTCGTGCGGGTGGGAGGGGTCCAGGTTTCCCCGGAACTCGCGAGCCGGCCGTGTTTATTCGGGTAGAGCCCCCTTACTCTGTAATGAATCATCCGGATAAGATTTACTTTAAAACGAGCCTAATCCGAGTGAGATGAGATGTGGGGCCTGTGGATGATGCCCGGAAACCCACATGGATTTGGGCTCCGGCCGGGCCCTCGGGCTAGCGCGCACTGGGGCTGGTACTGGAGGGGCTGCTGCAGCCTGTACGATAATCGCTCATGAAGCTGCAACCCTTTATGTGTGCGTAAAAAGGTACTAATTCAACCAGGATCATGAATCCTAAATTACAGAAATTTCGTGGAGGAATAATCTCCATGCCATTGTGAAAGATTGGGACTGGAGCTTAATGGAATTTTTGTATTGCCgagaaaagacattttgtcaagaataccaatgtcaagggAAGCAACATTGATGGTGTTGTGattggcctgatgagtgcaagatgaaaagctttgacagaatgtcttttttagcagtactcaagtcctgtactaccGAACGACTATTTGAATTTTTGCCTTTTCCTGAACTGTTTTCGTACCAGTCCAGAAGTGGTTGTGTTTTAAGTATGTAGAGGACAAAAATAAAATGTGTAAAACCATAGTCCCCAGAATGGAGGCTATAGTTATGAAGAGACTAGAGCTTTGGGCTAAGTGTTCTTGGTGGTAATGGTCTCACCTCAGTATGTTGAGAGTTCAGTATCACACCCTAAGAGACTTATGTGCAAAGTgatatctttcaggtgagatgttgaaTTGAGGCCTCACCTGCTTCCAGAATGGGTGTATGATTCCATAACACTACCTCGAACAATAGGAGGGTTGGTTTCGCCCATGTCCTGcctgatatttatcccttaactggCATCAGTAGAACGGGTTATCTCATCATTATCTCAGTGCTATAACTGCCATGTCATAAGGTtgtgaaaggggctatataaattaTGGTATTATCTTAAAAAGCTGAGTAGATAATGGGTGCAGAAGACCAGTCCATTGTGCTTTTGGCTCTTTCAAACAGCTTCCCAGATTAGTCCCATTCCTCTATCagcttttccttttaaaatattgAATTCCCCATTGAAAGTTagttttgaatctgcttccataaCCTTTTCAGGCAGTACAGCAGTTTGAGATGTGACCATTTGAAAGTCTTCAAGATTGAGGTGTTCCAAAGAAAAGGTCATTTCCATTGATAATATGATCACTGTATCTAAGTAATGATTCTGGCTGTGATCGACACTAAAAAAACCGGAGGTGCTGTCACAGAATGGTTTCAGTGTTTTTGTGCAAGTACAGTGTTAGTTGATCCCAGCGATGTGGAAACAGTCCACTATGTACGAGTGATGATTTACACACCAACTGTGTCAAGTTAGTGTTACTCGAAATGCTTCTGAAAATATAAACGGCTGCAACTGAAGCTTTTGATCCATTAATAGTTTTATCTTCTTGTTGTAGCAAATGGCGGACGACGCCGGTGGTAGAGGAGGTTTCCGCGGTGGCTTTGGCTCCGGTGGCCGTGGGCGGGGCCGAGGCCGCGGTAGGGGACGTGGCAGGGGCCGTGGTGCTCGTGGTGGAAAGGCTGAAGATAAGGAGGTAAGATACAATGTCACCTTAAATTCACGTAATGAGCTTTGCAATTAATGTACTGTCACAAAATTCATTGTTGTGGCCTTAGTCCTGAAAGGTGTTCCTTTTCCTCCCCTTCCACAGTGGGTGCCAGTAACTAAGCTTGGGCGTTTAGTAAAGGATATGAAGATCAAAACTCTGGAGGAAATTTACCTCTTCTCCCTTCCTATCAAGGTAGTACTTGTGAAGATTATTTCCACCATGTAACTGCCTATCTGTGGTAGATTAAGCCGATCAATCAATTTTTATAATCTACCCTTAACAGTAGGCATTTCTCTTACAAACTTCTCTTTCCTAATAGGAGTCTGAAATCATTGACTTCTTCCTGGGATCGGCCTTGAAGGACGAGGTTCTCAAGATCATGCCTGTCCAGAAGCAAACCCGTGCTGGTCAACGCACAAGGTTCAAGGTATGTTGTTGTCTGTCGACAGGCAATTCCTCATAACCTTTCTTCCACATGAATTATGGAATTTTAATAGCACTCTTCAAAAAATTTCAGGCTTTTGTTGCTATTGGTGACTATAACGGACATGTTGGACTGGGTGTCAAGTGTTCCAAGGAAGTGGCCACTGCCATTCGTGGAGCTATTATTCTGGCGAAACTGTCAATCATCCCTGTAAGGAGGGGTTACTGGGGTAACAAAATTGGAAAGCCACATACCGTACCATGCAAGGCAAGTACAAATACTGGTGAATGATTGGTGTATAATACGTAAAGTTGTCAGAGCAGTGCATGTCAAGCAAAATAAATAGTTTCATTTAAAGGAGCTTCAGTTTCTGAATTGACCTGTTGGAAGAGTATACATGGTATCGCACAAATAACCAGTTGCcttattttattattttgtttcttGGCTGTACCCAACATAGTGAAGGAGTAAATTGATGTGTGCAGGGTACCTGATCATGCAACGATTTACTGAAATCTGTAAACTCTAATCATGCAGTGCTGTTTGTGGTTTGTGTGTATATTATTTAGTTCTGCATTGATGGAATTGCTTGAAATTTGAACTGCCTGTTGGTGTCTTGTAGTTTATGTGGAGAAAATGCTTGAATTGTGTTTATTTGTGGGAGACCAGTTTTACGATGTTGTCTAAATGCTGCAACAATTTCTTAACCGTTCCAGGTGACTGGCCGTTGCGGTTCAGTCTTGGTGCGTCTTATCCCTGCACCTCGTGGTACTGGTATTGTCTCAGCCCCTGTACCCAAGAAACTGCTTCAGATGGCTGGTATCGACGATTGCTACACCTCAGCCAGAGGCTGCACAGCCACACTGGGCAACTTTGGTAAGTAAGGCTTCTAACTACAGTGTCAGGGAAAAGATTTATGTGCTATGCTCATAGCAGTGTTTGTATTTTACTCCTTTGGGGTGTGGTGAGGGAATCATGAATATCAGGCAAGTTGTATCTGTCTTCTGTAATAGTTGTGTTTGAAGGTAGAACAAAAAGAGACTAGTCTAAAATTGTCAGTAAGAGTGATTGGATGGTATCTGTAAGGCCATTCTGATTACAACTGACTCCCTTTATGTTACTGAGTGTCCCTTTAGTGTTTGTGTTCTCTTACTTTCTCAATTATTTTTGAATTCTCTCAGCTCTGCACAATTTAACCTGCTGGTGGTGTAATTGGTATATTACGAGAGAGAAATAAATGGAGAACTGCACAGCAGCTAGACCTTCTGTATGGTTTATCTGTTCCATTTGAATCTTAACATAAATCTTTTAAAGTTTCATTTTGGTGACTGGCTGGTCTAGTACTTATCCTATAACTTGTTATATTTGCTTTTCTACAGCTAAAGCTACTTTTGATGCCATCTCTAAGACCTACAGTTACCTGACCCCAGATTTGTGGAAGGAGACTGTGTTTACCAAGGCCCCATACCAGGTACCATGCTGAAAACTAACTTTAAGAACTATGATTTCTTTGAAgtatgaagagatttgaaaattATTTTCATGTAATTTGAGGTAACCTTTGCTTTTGTGGTGCCACAGCTGCTTATTGCAGCATATCATCTATGTCCAATGCTTTCAAGCTTTTTGGCTTCTAAGGTTCTAACCCCATGTTATAAAAATTCCATGAACCCCCAGTAACACACGTTTTTTTCTGTATAAAATTTAGTTATGCAATTAAACACATTCATTACCTTACTCAATATGAAACTGTTGCTGGTGCTAGTTTCCAAATAGCTCCATTGTCTTGCCCATCCCTGTGTCTATAATCTCCAGCTCCTGCAAAGAACCAAAATTTTTgcagtcctccaattctggcctcttgcacatcctagATTTTAGTTAGCCCacttggcagctgtgccttcagcttcctaggccctaagttctggaattctttCTCTATGCTCCCCCACATTTCGTACCATTTTCTCCTTTAAAAGCTCCTTAAAACTTAACTGTAATTAACCTTTTTGTTACCACCTTCAGTATTTATTATCTTCTCATATGATtcactgtcaaattttgtttgatattgcTCAGCTAAGTAGTTTAGGATGCTTAACTTTAGCGCACTATATAAATGAAGTTGTTGATGCTGCGGTCATTCATGATCCTCTGCTGTTTGTAGAATTCCCCCCTTCCTTGTTCCCCGAGATCTGATTAAACACTTTTCTCAGTAAGGATGGCAACAGCCCCAGCAGCTCCTCAATGGAAACTGACTCCACTGAATGACAGACACTTCACCTAATTCACTTTCTCAGAAGCTCCTCAATGGGCTAGAAACTGGCCAATCAACCCGGCTGGAAAGTGGGGTTTGCAGAGATCATCTCACTTGAAACAGACTTGCACTTGGAGCTTGCTCAATCAGTTTAAATATATTATTTCAGTTGCCACTAATCTTTGTCCTTCTGACAAGACAGCATGTTTTGGAAGACTTCTAAGGGGCTACAGACTCCAGGTTGAGAATTCCTGATCAATACCATTTCTATAACAAACACTCTTTTTCTTTTCTGGCTAACCAGTTTTTTGTAGTattttatattgtgcacttcaaagCATGCTCTGAagttttctcttttctcttttagGAATTCACTGATCATCTGGCCAAGACCCACACCCGTGTGTCTGTCCAAAGGTCCCAGTCGGCTGTTGCTCCTGCAACATAAAAGTGTTTTATACACAGAATAAAATCAAGATCTGTTGCCCATGATTTTGTTTATTGTGATCTTTGCTTTGGAGAGGGTTGGATTTGATGGGGGGGAAATGTTTAACAGGTCATAAGTTTGATTATAATGAAAGCTGCTGAATCtgctacaacaaaaacaaaaatacctggaaaaactcagcaggtctgatagcatctgcggagaggaacacagttaacgttttgagtccgtatgactcttcaacagcacTAAggcaaaatagaaaagaggtgaaatatataagctggtttaaggggcggtaggacaggtagagctggatagagggccagtgataggtggagataaccaaaagatgtcacagacaaaaggagaaagaggtgttgaaggtggtgatattatctaaggaatgtgataataggtgacattaagggtagaaggcaggacaagcaaggtatagatagctctagtgggggtggggtggggggaagggatcgaaaaaggttaaaaggtagagataaaatggATTGGAATACATTGCTGAATCTTCTCATGGCCTGAACATTTTTAATCTTCATAATTAACTCTGTGATCTTAATGTAAATTATCCTTCAACCCTTTGGGAAGCAATCAGTTGATGACCTATGCCATAACATGGAAATATCAGTAATCATTTACCTACATGTTGCTCACTGATCACCTCATTCATTACTGTCTCAGCTCAACCAGGCTTTTGAAATTCAGTTAGTGGATTGTGCTGCTGATTGATTGGCCTTCAACCTTCCATCTttcaaacttcagctcatccaaaactctgctgcctgtatcctactTGGAATGCCCTATTTGAGCCATTACCCTAGTCCTCACAACATTGGCTTCTGAACTGGCAATgcctggattttaaaattctcatccttacccCTCCCGTAGCACTGAAATAGTCATGTCTGAAATGGCTTTCTCTGAACTGAGGACAGCTGGAGGATTGAAAATGTTCCACCTGCTTTAAAAAGATAAAcccaacaacttcagaccagtcagcctaaaaTTGGTAGGGAAGCTTTTAAGAGACCATAGCCCAGAACAAAATCAATTGGTGTTTGGATAAGTATGGGGTAATTAATGATGACATAGATTTATTAAAGCTAACTAGTGTTTGACTAACGAGTATTAATGTAGAGTTGAGGACCATGTGGTTGATGTGCATTGGACTTTTGAAAGGTGCTTGTAAAGTGCCATTGCAAAATTGGAGCTCATGAATTACTAGCAGTGTGTGTGGATACAAGATCAATGGTGGAAAGCAGAGAGTAGTAGCTAATAGTTGCTTTTCCAGACTGGGTCAGGGTGGTGTCATACAGATACCCAGGAGTCAGTATTCAGACCCACTGTTCTTTTTGATATACATTAAGGCCTGGGCTTGGGTATATGCAAGGTCTGATTTCAAAATTTAGAGATATGGGaacacagtaaaaaaaaatgtgaagGATGATAATGGACTTTAGGTGGTGTAGATAGATGGATGAATTGGGAAGATAACATGAAATTTAATGCTGAGAAATgtgaattttggtaggaagaatgaataataaagtcAATGATATAATTTTAGAGGATGTCTCTGTCACACTTTTATAATGATCCTGTGAAGTGACATGGGATGTTTATGTTAAAGGTACTGTATATAAGTAATAGGTGCAGAGACCTAGGGTGTATGTACACATCTTTGAAGGTGGGAGGATGAGTTGAAGAGATTGTTTAAAATAAGATCCTTAGCTTTATCAATAGAATACAAACACAAGGAAGGTTtagtaaacctttataaaacactgattaggcTTCAGCCAGAGTATTGTGTCTGATTTTGGGCACTACACCGTATGAAGGATATTAAGTCcactgagagggtgcagaagaggatTATTAGAATGCTATCATGGGTGAGACTAGTTATCTGGAGAAGTTGAGGctgatagagatgtttaaaatcatgaatggtttccactggcaaaagaaccagagggaacaATT is a genomic window of Carcharodon carcharias isolate sCarCar2 chromosome 15, sCarCar2.pri, whole genome shotgun sequence containing:
- the rps2 gene encoding 40S ribosomal protein S2, whose product is MADDAGGRGGFRGGFGSGGRGRGRGRGRGRGRGRGARGGKAEDKEWVPVTKLGRLVKDMKIKTLEEIYLFSLPIKESEIIDFFLGSALKDEVLKIMPVQKQTRAGQRTRFKAFVAIGDYNGHVGLGVKCSKEVATAIRGAIILAKLSIIPVRRGYWGNKIGKPHTVPCKVTGRCGSVLVRLIPAPRGTGIVSAPVPKKLLQMAGIDDCYTSARGCTATLGNFAKATFDAISKTYSYLTPDLWKETVFTKAPYQEFTDHLAKTHTRVSVQRSQSAVAPAT